One region of Thunnus thynnus chromosome 14, fThuThy2.1, whole genome shotgun sequence genomic DNA includes:
- the ikzf1 gene encoding DNA-binding protein Ikaros isoform X6, translating into MGKEGDGGSTQRTLLFSDDFGNTRNGGYGLFLLALILACNIKVEARSDEENGLACDMNGVEEEECAEDLRVIDSSGAKVNGSQPSPEAKAFSSAGGIRLPNGKLKCDICGIICIGPNVLMVHKRSHTGERPFQCSQCGASFTQKGNLLRHIKLHSGEKPFKCHLCNYACRRRDALTGHLRTHSVGKPHKCAYCGRSYKQRSSLEEHKERCHNYLQCMGLQNSIYTVVKEESNQNEQREDLSQTGSDRALVLDRLANNVAKRKSTMPQKFVGDKRLSDLSYDGGAGELIQPHVIDQAINSAISYLGAESLRPLVQTSPASSSDVGLSSMYPLHKPGSEGHTGTGHSLSAKDSAAENLLLLSKSKSASSEKDGSPSHSGQDSTDTESNNEDRPGGAATSLIYLTNHITSGVRNGVLPLVKEEQQRQYEAIRASMEMASEGFKVVTADGEQVRAYRCEHCRVLFLDHVMYTIHMGCHGFRDPFVCNICGHRGQDRYEFSSHMTRGEHHY; encoded by the exons ATGGGAAAAGAGGGAGATGGTGGCTCAACACAGAGGACACTTCTCTTTTCTGATGACTTCGGGAACACCAGAAATGGAGGTTATGGACTTTTTCTACTAGCTCTTATACTTG CCTGTAACATTAAAGTTGAGGCTCGCAGTGATGAGGAGAATGGGCTGGCCTGTGACATGAAtggtgtggaggaggaggagtgcgCGGAAGACTTGCGCGTGATCGATTCCTCGGGCGCCAAGGTGAACGGCTCACAGCCGAGCCCCGAAGCCAAGGCCTTCTCCTCTGCCGGCGGTATCCGGCTGCCCAACGGGAAGCTCAAGTGCGATATCTGTGGGATAATTTGCATTGGCCCCAATGTGTTGATGGTGCACAAGCGAAGCCACACTG GAGAACGTCCTTTCCAGTGCAGCCAGTGCGGTGCTTCTTTCACCCAGAAGGGTAACCTGCTGCGTCACATCAAGCTCCATTCAGGGGAGAAACCCTTCAAGTGTCACCTGTGCAACTACGCCTGTCGCAGGAGGGATGCCCTCACAGGCCACTTACGCACCCACTCGG ttggaAAACCCCACAAGTGTGCTTACTGTGGGCGGAGTTACAAGCAGCGCAGCTCTCTCGAGGAGCACAAGGAGAGGTGTCACAACTATCTCCAGTGCATGGGGCTGCAGAACAGCATCTACACAG TAGTAAAGGAAGAAAGCAACCAGAATGAACAGAGGGAAGACTTAAGCCAGACGGGATCTGACAGAGCCTTGGTGCTAGACAGACTAGCTAATAATGTAGCTAAACGTAAGAGCACTATGCCACAGAAGTTTGTGG GTGACAAGCGTCTGTCGGATCTCTCCTACGACGGAGGAGCAGGCGAGCTGATTCAGCCCCATGTCATCGACCAGGCCATCAACAGCGCCATCAGCTACCTGGGTGCTGAGTCTCTCCGGCCACTGGTCCAGACCTCCCCAGCCTCCTCTTCTGATGTGGGCCTCAGCTCGATGTACCCGCTGCACAAGCCAGGGTCCGAGGGCCACACAGGGACGGGCCACAGTCTGTCGGCCAAAGACAGTGCAGCTGagaacctgctgctgctctccaaGTCCAAGTCTGCCTCCAGCGAGAAGGACGGCTCGCCCAGCCACAGCGGCCAGGACTCCACAGACACCGAGAGCAACAACGAGGACCGGCCTGGCGGGGCGGCGACCAGCCTCATCTACCTGACCAACCACATCACTTCAGGGGTGAGGAACGGCGTGCTGCCCCTGGTgaaggaggagcagcagaggcagtATGAGGCCATCCGGGCCAGCATGGAGATGGCCTCCGAGGGCTTCAAGGTGGTGACGGCAGACGGGGAGCAGGTGAGGGCGTACCGGTGTGAACACTGCCGCGTCCTCTTCCTGGACCACGTCATGTACACCATTCACATGGGCTGCCACGGCTTCAGAGACCCCTTCGTGTGCAACATCTGCGGTCACCGAGGTCAAGACCGATACGAGTTCTCCTCTCACATGACACGAGGGGAGCACCACTACTGA
- the ttl gene encoding tubulin--tyrosine ligase, whose translation MNTPVYTFVTRDDNSTVYAEVSKILLSTGQWKRLKRDNPRFNLMLGERNRLPFGRLGHEPGLVQLVNYYRGADKLCRKASLVKLIKTSPELSDSSNWFPESYIIYPTNLNTPVAPATNGISHLKNNPKTDEREVFLASYHSKKESGEGTVWIAKSSAGAKGAGILISHDANQLLEYIDNQGQVHVIQKYLEKPLLLEPGHRKFDIRSWVLVDHQYNIYLYREGVLRTSSEPYNSSDLQDMTSHLTNHCIQKEHSQNYGRYEEGNEMFFDEFRLYLLNTHNVTLETTILSQIKQIIKSCLSCIEPAISTKHLSYQSFQLFGFDFMVDESFKVWLIEINGAPACAQKLYPELCQGIVDVAISSLFTMNNGGDPSSTSSSPYSSSPSSTFTTNSTNCSSPKLRGPLHVGPFTRL comes from the exons ATGAATACGCCGGTGTACACCTTTGTCACCCGTGACGACAACAGCACTGTTTATGCAGAAGTTTCCAAAATCCTCCTCTCGACTGGACAGTGGAAGAGGCTGAAAAGAGACAATCCCAGATTCAACTTGATGCTTGGTGAACGGAACAGATTACCCTTTGGACGTCTAG GTCATGAACCAGGACTGGTGCAGCTGGTGAATTACTACAGAGGAGCAGACAAGCTTTGCAGGAAGGCGTCTTTGGTCAA GCTAATAAAGACCAGCCCAGAGCTGTCTGACTCCTCTAACTGGTTTCCAGAATCCTACATCATCTATCCCACTAACCTCAACACCCCGGTCGCTCCGGCTACAAACGGCATCAGCCATCTGAAAAACAATCCCAAGACTGACGAGCGAGAAGTTTTCTTGGCCTCCTATCACTCTAAAAAAGAAAGTGGGGAGGGGACAGTGTGGATAGCCAAGTCGTCTGCTGGAGCTAAAG GTGCTGGTATTTTGATATCCCATGATGCTAATCAACTGCTGGAGTATATTGACAATCAGGGACAAGTTCATGTTATTCAGAAGTACCTGGAGAAACCTCTTCTTCTGGAGCCGGGACATAGGAAGTTTGACATCAG GAGCTGGGTGCTTGTAGATCATCAGTACAACATCTATTTATACCGGGAGGGCGTGCTGCGGACTTCCTCCGAGCCCTACAACAGCTCCGACCTCCAGGACATGACCAGCCACCTGACCAACCACTGCATCCAGAAGGAGCACTCGCAGAACTACGGACGATATGAGGAGGGGAACGAGATGTTCTTTGATGAGTTCAGGCTGTACCTGCTGAACACTCACAATGTCACCCTGGAGACCACCATATTGTCTCAGATCAAGCAGATCATAAA GAGCTGTCTGTCATGTATCGAGCCGGCGATCAGCACCAAGCACCTGTCTTATCAGAGCTTCCAGCTCTTTGGATTTGATTTCATGGTGGACGAGAGCTTCAAAGTGTGGCTCATTGAGATCAATGGAGCTCCAGCCTGTGCACA GAAACTATACCCAGAGCTCTGTCAGGGTATAGTGGACGTGGCTATTTCCAGCTTATTCACCATGAACAACGGCGGCGACCCTTCCTCAACTTCCTCTTCACCTTACTCCTCCTCCCCATCCTCCACGTTCACCACCAACTCCACCAACTGCTCCTCTCCCAAACTGAGAGGTCCCCTCCACGTGGGCCCTTTCACTCGACTGTAA
- the LOC137197604 gene encoding uncharacterized protein → MENCDVPITLQDHNYSRRRISARWADAVRKPATWNKCPCCRDDQEQKHQQSATTAKRPWKRKRTSVACHSRPSAEPPEVLAPTPEPSSPAADIPRLLNLVPRSAIPPADLPVVSNMAPGSPRPSTAPLQDDGPLKIHNRSVEEYQQIYHEVVDDMLTYKNGRPRPYSLELGRRIKQKLWERLNRPTFTTSANEDGLVKVDVSYGVGVYPPLHDVDISLEPKPEQPPRKRAKN, encoded by the exons ATGGAAAAT TGTGATGTTCCCATCACCCTGCAAGACCACAACTACTCAAGACGCAGAATCTCTGCACGCTGGGCAGACGCTGTGAGGAAGCCTGCAACCTGGAACAAGTGTCCATGCTGCAGGGATGACCAG GAGCAGAAACACCAGCAATCTGCTACTACTGCCAAACGTCCCTGGAAGAGGAAGCGGACCTCCGTGGCCTGTCATTCCAGACCTTCTGCTGAACCCCCAGAGGTATTGGCTCCCACTCCTGAACCCTCCAGCCCGGCTGCCGACATTCCAAGGTTGCTGAATTTGGTCCCTCGGTCCGCCATCCCACCTGCCGACCTGCCAGTGGTCTCAAATATGGCCCCCGGCAGCCCCCGGCCCTCCACTGCCCCCCTGCAAGATGACGGCCCTCTGAAGATACACAACCGCTCAGTAGAAGAGTACCAGCAGATCTACCATGAAGTGGTTGATGACATGCTGAC ATACAAGAATGGTCGGCCGCGTCCATACAGTTTGGAGCTTGGCCGTCGTATCAAGCAAAAGCTGTGGGAGAGACTGAATCGTCCCACGTTTACGACCTCAGCCAATGAGGACGGGCTTGTGAAGGTTGATGTATCATATGGGGTTGGAGTCTATCCTCCCCTTCATGATGTAGATATTTCATTAGAACCAAAGCCTGAGCAGCCACCAAGAAAAAGAGCTaagaactga
- the fignl1 gene encoding fidgetin-like protein 1 has product MSGAHLDEWQRRSFDISSGNCTPEQTADSYRAHILSIQYAWASSQLSQAGMASLLRTYSERYAAVLDSDDPRTGLNNYAESALHLARNQRNHSEKWESSLTMESVLELPCVQKMIQAGTGGGGSLVAPADVNISVGQESRVSSLSASLTGVRSEGAFFKPAGPPQPKTEFNNTASNPAPANIPAERPRGSEGISGNPNSFSRPPARAQSVFGHPSSVPPQCNPGSAGSTQNYQSSFFPTSHPSKRKNFYNPDGGDGGRGPHGGQAGADPRAGSNFKTAHEQFIIEQQKKHSHQPQRGQTPGMAASVKKSLGANRPRGTFSKFVSPVPRQEEEESGARHSSNQEPQILDERLKNFEPKIVELIMSEIMDHGPPVIWDDIAGLEFAKTTIKEIVVWPMLRPDIFTGLRGPPKGILLFGPPGTGKTLIGKCIACQSGATFFSISASSLTSKWVGEGEKMVRALFAIARCHQPAVIFIDEIDSLLSQRTDGEHDSSRRIKTEFLVQLDGAATAAEDRILVVGATNRPQEIDEAARRRLAKRLYIPLPGGAARRQIVTNLMAREKNLLREEELERVMAATEGFSGADMTQLCREAALGPIRSIQLNDIATITADQVRPILYSDFQEALKTVRPSVSSKDLELYEEWNKTFGCGR; this is encoded by the coding sequence ATGAGTGGTGCACACCTGGACGAGTGGCAGAGAAGGTCCTTTGACATTTCATCTGGCAACTGTACACCTGAACAGACGGCAGATTCCTACCGGGCCCACATCCTCTCCATTCAGTATGCATGGGCAAGCTCCCAGCTCTCTCAGGCCGGCATGGCCAGCCTGCTCAGGACCTACTCTGAGCGCTACGCCGCAGTGCTGGACTCAGATGACCCCCGCACAGGGCTTAACAACTATGCAGAGAGCGCACTGCATCTGGCCCGCAATCAGAGGAACCACAGCGAAAAATGGGAGTCGTCTCTCACCATGGAGAGTGTGCTGGAGTTGCCCTGCGTGCAGAAGATGATTCAGGCAGGGACAGGGGGAGGAGGCTCCCTGGTGGCACCAGCAGATGTTAACATATCTGTTGGACAAGAGAGCAGAGTCAGCTCCCTGTCCGCTTCCCTTACTGGAGTCAGGTCAGAGGGTGCGTTCTTCAAACCCGCAGGACCACCACAGCCTAAAACAGAGTTTAACAACACTGCCAGTAATCCTGCTCCTGCTAATATTCCTGCAGAGAGGCCAAGAGGCTCTGAGGGGATCTCAGGAAATCCCAACTCATTCTCCCGACCTCCAGCCCGAGCACAGTCTGTGTTTGGTCATCCCTCCTCAGTTCCCCCACAGTGCAACCCCGGCTCTGCAGGCAGCACACAAAACTATCAGTCCTCCTTCTTCCCCACCTCCCATCCATCTAAGAGGAAGAACTTTTACAACCCAGATGGAGGTGATGGTGGCAGGGGCCCACATGGCGGTCAAGCAGGCGCTGACCCGAGAGCTGGAAGTAACTTTAAAACAGCTCACGAGCAGTTTATTATtgagcaacagaaaaaacattcccatcagccccaGAGAGGTCAGACCCCCGGGATGGCAGCAAGTGTGAAGAAATCCCTCGGCGCCAACAGGCCTCGAGGTACGTTTTCTAAATTTGTGTCACCCGTACCACgacaagaggaggaagagagcgGGGCACGACACAGTTCTAATCAGGAACCCCAGATTCTAGATGAGCGTCTGAAAAACTTTGAGCCAAAGATCGTGGAGCTGATCATGAGTGAGATCATGGACCATGGGCCTCCTGTGATCTGGGACGACATAGCAGGCCTGGAGTTTGCTAAGACTACCATAAAGGAGATTGTGGTTTGGCCCATGTTGCGACCCGACATCTTTACTGGCCTCCGTGGTCCACCCAAAGGCATCCTGCTGTTTGGACCCCCAGGGACCGGGAAAACCCTGATAGGAAAATGCATAGCATGCCAGTCAGGGGCCACATTCTTTAGCATCAGCGCTTCATCACTCACATCCAAGTGGGTCGGTGAAGGAGAAAAAATGGTGCGAGCCCTGTTTGCCATCGCCCGCTGCCACCAGCCTGCTGTCATCTTCATCGATGAAATTGACTCACTGTTGTCCCAGCGGACAGACGGGGAGCACGACTCGTCACGCAGGATCAAGACAGAGTTTCTGGTTCAGCTGGATGGGGCGGCCACAGCGGCTGAGGACCGCATCCTGGTGGTGGGCGCCACTAACCGGCCTCAGGAGATAGACGAGGCCGCCCGGCGACGCCTGGCAAAGAGGTTATACATCCCCCTGCCCGGAGGAGCCGCGCGACGGCAGATAGTCACTAACCTCATGGCTCGAGAGAAGAACCTGCTGAGGGAGGAAGAACTGGAGAGAGTGATGGCGGCGACCGAGGGCTTCTCCGGAGCTGATATGACTCAGCTGTGTCGAGAGGCAGCCCTGGGGCCCATCCGCAGCATCCAGCTCAACGACATCGCCACTATCACCGCAGATCAGGTGCGCCCAATCCTCTACAGTGACTTCCAGGAGGCCTTGAAGACTGTACGACCCAGCGTCTCATCTAAAGACTTAGAGCTGTATGAAGAGTGGAATAAGACTTTTGGATGTGGACGATGA